A genomic region of Trueperaceae bacterium contains the following coding sequences:
- a CDS encoding transporter substrate-binding domain-containing protein has protein sequence MHRALTIALSFAAVAFGGAALAQTPIEDGVLTVAMSGGYPPFSMPAEDGTIIGFDADTAHELGDLLGVEVEIVQAEFSGIIGGVQAGRFDASIASHARTPEREQAVTYLDIPYYYGGGQFFVPADSPYDSFEALIEDGGTIAVDRGGTNQQWLEDNGYGDNTATYADVPTSLQAIQAGNAEAIFTNPIVGSQAFQTAGMTMEPLGGLVFQENAWITIADGQPGFKRLLELALQELQQNGTMQVLSERWIGLDIVTPPN, from the coding sequence ATGCACCGAGCCCTCACGATTGCTCTGTCCTTCGCCGCCGTGGCGTTCGGCGGAGCCGCCCTCGCGCAGACCCCGATCGAGGACGGCGTCCTGACCGTCGCGATGTCGGGCGGCTACCCGCCGTTCTCGATGCCGGCCGAGGACGGCACCATCATCGGCTTCGACGCCGACACCGCGCACGAGCTCGGCGACCTGCTGGGCGTCGAGGTGGAGATCGTTCAGGCGGAGTTCAGCGGGATCATCGGCGGCGTGCAGGCCGGCCGTTTCGACGCCTCGATCGCGTCGCACGCCCGCACCCCCGAGCGCGAGCAGGCGGTCACCTACCTGGACATCCCCTACTACTACGGCGGCGGACAGTTCTTCGTGCCGGCCGACAGCCCGTACGACTCGTTCGAAGCGCTGATCGAGGACGGCGGCACGATCGCCGTCGATCGCGGCGGGACGAACCAGCAGTGGCTGGAGGACAACGGCTACGGCGACAACACCGCGACGTACGCCGACGTGCCGACCTCGCTGCAGGCGATCCAGGCCGGCAACGCCGAAGCGATCTTCACGAACCCGATCGTCGGCAGCCAGGCGTTCCAGACCGCCGGCATGACCATGGAGCCGCTCGGTGGGCTCGTCTTCCAGGAGAACGCCTGGATCACGATCGCCGACGGGCAGCCGGGCTTCAAGCGCCTCCTCGAACTGGCGCTGCAGGAGCTGCAGCAGAACGGTACGATGCAGGTGCTCAGCGAGCGCTGGATCGGCCTCGACATCGTCACGCCCCCGAACTGA
- a CDS encoding amino acid ABC transporter permease — protein sequence MIAYVQDLFTTVFTPTTLGRLWEGTQVTAAVTLLAGTFGLALGLASALGRMSRFWPVKLMAIAYVEFFRGTPLLVQLFILWFGLPTLPFFSWESAFQAGTVGMSLYGGAYFSEIIRGAFASVPPGQREAAMVLGLSRVQNFRFVQLPQATRLAIPALGNQFISLIKDSTLVTVISVHDLLFQADNVVSRTFRPFPVYIGIAMVYLALSNLASLGVNRLEAYYNRPYRGSV from the coding sequence ATGATCGCCTACGTCCAAGACCTGTTCACGACCGTGTTCACCCCCACGACGCTGGGGCGCCTGTGGGAGGGCACGCAGGTCACCGCCGCAGTGACGCTGTTGGCGGGGACCTTCGGCCTGGCGTTGGGGCTCGCGTCCGCCCTCGGGCGGATGTCGCGCTTCTGGCCGGTGAAGCTCATGGCGATCGCCTACGTCGAGTTCTTCCGCGGCACGCCGCTGCTGGTGCAGTTGTTCATCCTCTGGTTCGGCCTCCCGACCCTGCCCTTCTTCTCCTGGGAGAGCGCCTTCCAGGCCGGCACCGTCGGGATGAGCCTGTACGGCGGCGCGTACTTCTCCGAGATCATCCGCGGCGCCTTCGCGTCGGTCCCACCCGGACAACGCGAAGCGGCGATGGTGCTCGGGCTGAGCCGAGTGCAGAACTTCCGCTTCGTGCAGCTGCCCCAAGCGACGCGGCTCGCGATCCCGGCGCTCGGCAACCAGTTCATCTCCTTGATCAAGGACTCCACGCTCGTGACCGTGATCAGCGTGCACGACCTGTTGTTCCAGGCGGACAACGTCGTCTCGCGCACCTTCCGCCCGTTCCCGGTCTACATCGGCATCGCGATGGTGTACCTCGCGCTCAGCAACCTCGCGTCGCTCGGGGTGAACCGCCTCGAGGCGTACTACAACCGGCCGTACCGCGGCTCCGTCTGA